One Dioscorea cayenensis subsp. rotundata cultivar TDr96_F1 chromosome 17, TDr96_F1_v2_PseudoChromosome.rev07_lg8_w22 25.fasta, whole genome shotgun sequence DNA window includes the following coding sequences:
- the LOC120281302 gene encoding putative receptor-like protein kinase At3g47110, which produces MIVHLFVLFLCSKLVVLSGARLHGNENDRLALLALKEGLKQNPSGALSSWNNSNHVCDWEGVTCGSKHPERVIALNLSNHDLQGSISPFIGNLSFLRKIDLMNNALQGNIPGELGRLHKLQFLNLGNNSLHGAIPANLSHCSSLKTMVLEYNQLGGAIPVELGSTPKLELLALDNNNLTGVIPPSFGNLSTLMLFSCMYNNLQGSIPKELGKLPKLEFFQASANTLTGMIPSQLFNLSSLFYLSVGKNHLHGTLPPNLGIQHMNLQVLYLTDNQFSGPIPASLPNASSLQEIDLSLNNFSGKIPSNFGSSQSLPVASPAFGFQSASRHIP; this is translated from the exons ATGATTGTGCATCTCTTTGTTCTATTCCTCTGCTCAAAATTAGTAGTATTGTCTGGAGCCAGACTGCATGGAAATGAGAACGACCGGTTGGCACTTCTAGCTTTGAAGGAAGGACTAAAGCAAAATCCTAGCGGGGCTCTTAGCTCATGGAACAACAGTAACCATGTCTGTGACTGGGAGGGAGTGACATGCGGCAGCAAGCATCCAGAGAGAGTCATAGCTCTCAACCTAAGCAACCATGACTTGCAAGGCTCCATATCTCCATTCATAGGTAACCTTTCTTTTCTCAGAAAGATAGATCTCATGAACAACGCTCTCCAGGGAAATATCCCTGGTGAGTTAGGCCGGTTGCACAAACTGCAATTTCTCAATCTTGGCAACAATTCACTTCATGGTGCAATACCTGCCAACCTGAGCCATTGTTCCAGTCTCAAAACTATGGTATTAGAGTACAACCAACTTGGTGGTGCCATCCCTGTGGAGCTTGGATCAACACCAAAGCTTGAGTTGCTGGCTTTGGATAACAACAATCTCACTGGAGTTATTCCTCCTTCATTCGGGAATCTCTCTACTCTTATGTTATTCTCTTGCATGTATAATAATCTTCAAGGAAGCATACCAAAGGAGCTTGGCAAGCTTCCAAAACTAGAATTCTTTCAAGCATCAGCTAACACACTCACTGGTATGATTCCTTCCCAGTTGTTTAATCTCTCGTCCTTGTTTTACTTAAGTGTCGGTAAAAATCACCTCCATGGCACCCTTCCACCAAATTTAGGCATCCAACATATGAATCTCCAAGTCCTTTATTTAACCGACAATCAATTTAGTGGACCCATTCCTGCTTCATTGCCAAATGCCTCCAGTCTCCAGGAGATTGATTTATCACTAAACAATTTTAGCGGAAAAATTCCTAGCAACTTTGGGAGTTCACAGAGTCTA CCAGTCGCAAGTCCTGCTTTTGGGTTTCAATCAGCTAGCAGGCATATTCCCTAG
- the LOC120281301 gene encoding receptor kinase-like protein Xa21, with protein sequence MPYCILTGEIPDSIGKLAGLQLLSLPGNQFTGKIPSSIGNLTLLNTLYLFENGLEGPIPASIGELQQLRLMVLRSNRLNGSIPKEVLKLPYLSQQLDLSDNYLEGPVPLEVGSLKNLMRLAINGNLLSGEIPTTLDQCQSMEYLFLDNNLFQGTIPSALTQMKGRTMLGLSNNRLSGAIPPSFSNLRGLQTMDLSNNNLSGSIPESLQDLRSLIYLNLTNNQLTGKVPVRGVFGNFTGISIFGNKALCGGISQLHLPACPKEATKKRKENHLWLKIFIPISSFMLLFALLALAHRKHKARKASSIRSPLEDKYPRITYEELTKITEGFSSENLIGSGRYGSVYRGSLDEGTTMVAVKVFKLQERGASKSFLAECNALRSIRHRNLIKIITLCSSVDHQSRDFKALVFEYMPNGNLETWLHHGDNEHQQLNHLSLIQRLNIAIGVADALDYLHHSCQPPVIHCDLKPSNVLRDNDMNTHLGDFGLAKLLSGGVSKSLQDSSSSIAIKGTIGYVPPEYGAGVQVSTSGDVYSYGIILLEIFTGKRPTNDMFNEGMSLRNFVETGIASGQYTEIIDQTILSDIELAEDNSNEQMMGMNECLISVLKVGLECSDPTPRERMSMNDVAKKMQTIRNAYLRL encoded by the exons ATGCCGTACTGTATTCTTACCGGTGAGATTCCAGATAGCATTGGAAAACTTGCTGGTTTGCAGTTGTTGAGCTTGCCTGGCAACCAGTTTACAGGGAAAATCCCCTCCTCCATTGGCAACTTGACTCTGTTGAACACCCTTTACTTGTTTGAAAATGGCTTAGAGGGTCCCATACCTGCAAGCATTGGGGAACTTCAGCAGCTAAGGCTCATGGTACTTCGCAGCAATAGGCTTAATGGAAGCATACCCAAAGAAGTGCTCAAACTCCCATACCTATCACAACAACTTGATCTGTCTGACAACTACTTGGAAGGACCTGTTCCCCTTGAGGTTGGTAGCTTAAAGAACCTCATGAGGTTGGCTATTAATGGGAACTTGTTGTCTGGTGAAATCCCCACAACACTTGACCAATGCCAGAGCATGGAATATCTCTTTTTGGATAACAACTTGTTTCAAGGAACCATCCCTTCAGCACTAACTCAAATGAAAGGACGTACAATGCTAGGCCTCTCAAACAACAGATTGTCAGGTGCCATTCCTCCATCATTTAGCAACCTAAGAGGCCTGCAAACGATGGATCTTTCAAACAATAACTTGTCAGGGTCCATCCCAGAGTCTTTACAAGACCTCCGTTCATTGATCTACTTGAACCTAACTAACAACCAGCTGACAGGCAAAGTACCAGTAAGAGGAGTATTTGGAAATTTCACTGGAATTTCAATCTTCGGAAACAAAGCCCTTTGTGGAGGCATTTCACAACTTCACTTGCCTGCATGCCCTAAGGAAGCAactaaaaagagaaaagaaaaccatCTTTGGCTTAAAATTTTCATCCCAATCAGttcttttatgcttttgtttgcCTTACTTGCACTTGCCCATCGGAAACATAAGGCAAGAAAGGCAAGCTCAATAAGGTCTCCACTGGAGGACAAATATCCTAGAATCACTTATGAAGAGTTGACAAAAATAACAGAAGGTTTCTCTTCAGAAAATCTCATTGGAAGTGGAAGATATGGTTCTGTGTACAGAGGAAGCCTGGATGAAGGAACAACTATGGTGGCTGTGAAGGTATTCAAACTTCAAGAAAGAGGTGCTTCCAAGAGTTTCTTAGCTGAATGCAATGCACTGAGAAGCATCCGGCATCGCAATCTCATCAAAATCATTACTTTGTGCTCAAGTGTTGATCACCAAAGCAGAGATTTCAAAGCTCTAGTCTTTGAATACATGCCTAATGGGAATTTAGAGACATGGCTACACCATGGAGACAACGAGCATCAACAATTGAATCACCTAAGCCTAATTCAAAGACTGAACATAGCAATTGGTGTAGCTGATGCATTGGATTATCTTCACCACAGCTGCCAGCCACCAGTCATTCATTGCGACCTAAAGCCGAGCAATGTCCTCCGTGACAATGACATGAATACTCACCTTGGTGACTTTGGGCTAGCGAAGTTACTCTCTGGAGGTGTGAGCAAATCCTTACAGGATTCAAGTAGCTCCATTGCCATCAAAGGAACAATTGGATATGTGCCTCCAG AGTATGGAGCAGGAGTCCAGGTATCAACATCCGGGGATGTTTATAGCTACGGTATCATTCTTTTGGAAATCTTCACAGGAAAGAGACCTACAAATGATATGTTCAATGAGGGCATGAGCCTTCGCAACTTCGTTGAGACAGGGATTGCTTCAGGACAATATACTGAGATCATAGACCAAACAATTCTTTCAGACATAGAACTTGCTGAAGACAATAGCAATGAGCAGATGATGGGGATGAATGAATGCTTAATTTCAGTATTGAAGGTTGGTCTTGAATGCTCTGATCCAACACCAAGGGAGAGAATGAGTATGAATGATGTTGCGAAAAAGATGCAGACAATCCGAAATGCATACCTCAGACTATGA